The following DNA comes from Mycobacteroides immunogenum.
GCGTCGTGCGGTTGAGCGCGCTGGCGGGGACCGACGCTCTGGTGAACATCGTGACCCGGCCCAGCTGGGGGCGGCGTCTGGTGCAGCAGTACGCACGCGCGTGCCTGCACCTGATCCGCGACAAGGAACTGCGTCAAAAGCTCACCCCGGACTACGAGCCGCTGTGTAAGCGGCAGGTGCTGTCCGGATCGTTCCACCGTGCTGTGCAGAAGCCGAATGTCGAGATTGTCACCGACCGCATCGACAGAGTCACCCCGGCCGGAGTTGTGACGGTAGACGGTATCGAACGCGATTTTGACGTGATTGTGCTGGCCACCGGATTTCAGGCGCACAACTACATGCGCCCCATGAATCTGGTTGGCAAGGATGGGTATTCGATAGACGAGGCATGGGAGAAGGGGCCCAGGGCCTACCGGATGACTGCGATCCCCGGCTTCCCGAACTTCTTCACCGTGCTCGGACCCAATTCACCCACCGGGTCTATCTGGCTTCAGCACACGGCCGAACGTACCGCCGAGTACATCATCAGCTGGCTTCATCGCTTCGCCCGCGGCGAGATCACCACCGTTGAGGTGAGTCGCGAGGCCACTGATGAATTCAATGACCAAGCGCGTGAAGCGATGAAGCCGACCGTGTGGGCCACCGGGTGCAACTCCTGGTACCTCACCGAGGACGGTTCGGTTGACTTGTGGCCGTTCGACCGCAAGACCATGGAGCACATGCTCGCTTCTCCCGAGGAGAGCCACTACATCGTGCGGTGACGCGTGTTAGCGCAGGTTGAACGTCGCCGGATCGGGGCCGATGCGGCCGTCGGCGGCGTCGAGCGCGGTGATGCGCTCCACCTCGTCGGTGCCGAGTTCGAAGCCGAACACATCGAAGTTGGCGGCGATTCGTGCCGGTGTCACCGACTTGGGGATCACCACGTTGCCCAGCTGCAGGTGCCAACGCAGAATCACCTGTGCCGCGGTCACGTTGTGTGCCAGGGCGATGGCGCCGATGGTCGCATCCTCCAAGATCGTGCCCTGCCCCAGCGGCGACCATGCTTCGGTGGCGATGCCATATTCGGCGTGGAATGCCCGCAGTTCGGGTTGGGTGAATCGCGGGTGCAGCTCGATCTGGTTGAGGGCGGGCACCTCTCCGGTCTCGTCGATGACGCGCTTGAGGTTGTCCACAGTGAAGTTGCTGACGCCGATGGACTTGGCGCGCCCGTCGGCCTGGATCCGCTGTAGAGCCTTGAAGCTCGCGACGTACTCATCGAGCTCGGGCACGGGCCAATGGATGAGGTACAGGTCCACGTAGTCGGTACCCAGCCGCTCCAGGGAGGCGTCAAAGGCCCGCAGCGCATTGTCGTAGCCCTGGTCGGCGTTCCACAGTTTGGTCGTTAGGAAGACATCGCCGCGTGGAATTCCCGACTCCGCGATGGCGCGGCCGGTGCCTTCCTCGTTCTCGTACACCTTGGCGGTGTCTATCGACCGATACCCGACCTGCAGTGCGGTCGCGACGGCGGCCTGGGCGCCATCGCTGGGTACCTGCCATACGCCGAAGCCGAGCTGCGGAATCGCCGATCCGGAGTTGAGCGTCACATTCGGAACTATCTGGGGAACTGTCACGGTCAACCCAACACGAGGGGCCGCCGAGTATTCCCGCACAGGTGGGCTAAGTGACTCTCTGCACCTTGCGCGGGCGCGGAAACGTTCACCACCAGGTGTCTTCGGGCGGCGGCGGATGGTTTCGATCTGCGCGCCACACGCCCACCGCGATTGCGGCAAGAACCGACCAGACAGCGACCGCAACGATGGCAGCCATGATTGTCACCCCCCGGTGCGAAATTCTATGGCTCGCGGAGAGTGCGCACAAAACGCGAGACCTGCTGCCTCTTTCGGGCGGATCGATTGCACGAGACGCGGATTGGGCCCCCCGCTGCGTGCTGCGCCGGCGTCTTGCCGGATCCTGGAATGCTAGTGGGACTGCGTTTGGGTGAACCCCGCGTCGTCGCCTGCCTGTCCCATGAGGGTGGTGTATCCGTGTTGCACCGTGGTTCCGTCATCGGTGGTGATCACGTTCTTGGTGGTGACGATGTCGGCGCCGAATGCGGTGCGAATGTCGTGCATGTGGACTTCGCAATGCAGGACATCCCCGGTGACTATGGGGTGCAGCATGGTGAATTGCTGATCCACCTGCGCGATTTTCTTGTCGTTGATGACGATGCCGCAGTGCTGCAAAAACCACTTCTGGGCGGTGTACCCCAGGATGCA
Coding sequences within:
- a CDS encoding flavin-containing monooxygenase, coding for MSATRDPKVIVVGAGMAGIAVGHKLKDAGFHDFTILEKGEDVGGVWYWNRYPGLTCDVPSQAYQYPFAPRTDWPRLFATGPEIQAYHRKVAEDLGVMSHIRCGQEVTAAEFTGSGWRVTTAAGETLNCDFLIAATGVLHHPNIPDIPGLDSFQGDVVHTARWDDSVRLEGKRVAAIGTGSTGVQVVSAMQPVVEQVTSFIRTPQWVLWAPMSMRQPKFVGKVLAALPTERVVRLSALAGTDALVNIVTRPSWGRRLVQQYARACLHLIRDKELRQKLTPDYEPLCKRQVLSGSFHRAVQKPNVEIVTDRIDRVTPAGVVTVDGIERDFDVIVLATGFQAHNYMRPMNLVGKDGYSIDEAWEKGPRAYRMTAIPGFPNFFTVLGPNSPTGSIWLQHTAERTAEYIISWLHRFARGEITTVEVSREATDEFNDQAREAMKPTVWATGCNSWYLTEDGSVDLWPFDRKTMEHMLASPEESHYIVR
- a CDS encoding aldo/keto reductase, which codes for MTLNSGSAIPQLGFGVWQVPSDGAQAAVATALQVGYRSIDTAKVYENEEGTGRAIAESGIPRGDVFLTTKLWNADQGYDNALRAFDASLERLGTDYVDLYLIHWPVPELDEYVASFKALQRIQADGRAKSIGVSNFTVDNLKRVIDETGEVPALNQIELHPRFTQPELRAFHAEYGIATEAWSPLGQGTILEDATIGAIALAHNVTAAQVILRWHLQLGNVVIPKSVTPARIAANFDVFGFELGTDEVERITALDAADGRIGPDPATFNLR
- a CDS encoding FAS1-like dehydratase domain-containing protein, which gives rise to MPISPDLIGTHHRYPATYVVGREKIRELSLAIQNLHPAHHSLPAANALGYGELVVPPTFLCILGYTAQKWFLQHCGIVINDKKIAQVDQQFTMLHPIVTGDVLHCEVHMHDIRTAFGADIVTTKNVITTDDGTTVQHGYTTLMGQAGDDAGFTQTQSH